In the Brevundimonas sp. MF30-B genome, CTGCTCTGCGGGCGCTGTCTGCCCCTGAGGCGCAGGGGGCATAGTTCGATGCGGCAGGCTAGTCGAAGCCTGTTGCGCCGTCAGACCCGGCATCGACTGGCCATCGTCAGCTGTTGCGGAAGGGGCCGCCATCGCCGCCAGTGCGGCGCCCGCCATCAGCCGTCCAAGGCGCCTGCCGCATGCTCTGGTTCGATAGTCCATCATTGGTGACGCTTCGTCATAAGCTTGGCCGTGTGGATCTTTGCCTGATCAATCCTGGACCCGCGCGGGTCGGTCTGCTCAGGACCCGCTGAGCCTATCTCCGCGGTATCGTGGGTCGGCGTCGATCCAAGCCAGGAAATCCTTATTGAGCGCCTCGACGCTTCCCGCGTCGCCGTGGCCAGTCCGGTCGAGTATCCAACGGTCAAGGGGCTCGCCTTCTCTCATTGCCCCGGCGAGGGCGGCCACGATCGATGAGTCGCCGGTGCGCGCGACGAGAAAATCGTAAAAGGCTCTCGCCATTGCGTAGAAGGGTCCGGTGTCTTGGGACATGGAGCGCCTGACTTGAAACAGCTCTCCGGATGCGACGTCAGGAAGGTCGCCCGTCATCTCCGGGTGCGTCATGGTCAGAAAGTCACCAAGTGGCAGCAGTCGGCCGGCACGTTGATAAAGCACGACTGACCGGCGACGGGCCGTTTGCTGCTCGACGCCTTCGAAAGCCACGGCTGCCATTTCGTCCAGCCAGTCCGGTGCGTCTCCACCATATTGATCCGCCTGAGTGCTCGGCGCCAGGTAACGGACGAAAAGGTCGTGGCCGATCTCGTGTCGAAGGACATAATCCGGGGCCCGGGGCGCCCCGTCTGTTACGCTTGAAGCAAAGACCCACGGGTAGATTGGGGCGCCGTCATCCGACAGATCGCCCCATTGAGTAGAGCCAAGAGCGGCGTCAACGATGACGAAACGAAGATCGTCCAGGCCGAGCACCGCTTTCGCCGCCGCAAAGGCCGCCTCTCCTTCTCTGACGGCCGTTTCCGCATCCTGAGCGGCCGTCACGACTTGGCCAAAAGCCGTATCCGTCACGACCGATCGGTCCGGCGAGGGTCCAGCATCGAGGGGCAGACCGAGAGAGGCCAGCAGCATCAGGCTTGCGAGACCTGAAGTGGCCACCAGACTAGGACCGTCGATCTGCCGTAAACGGCACGCTCATGCCATTCGGGATTTTGGCTACCCCGGCCAGCCGGCGTCCCTGTTCGTCCGCTGTGAGCGAAAAGCTTAGCGTCGGATTGGACTCGATGTTGAAGGATACGGATCGCCCGTCCACCCTTACCGCCTGGAGATCATGCCAGTTGTTGGCGGCCGCGGTCATATAGCGCCCCGACCAGACCCCGTTCTCATTCTTGAATTCGAAGGTCCAGGCGGTTCGCGCGAACTGGCCAGTCCAGGACCCCGCCAAAACCCGCGAGTCGACCTGCTGAGTCATGACAGCAGGAGCGGAAGATGCGGTGGCGGCGGAAGGCAAACCTGCCACACCGGTGAGGGCAAAGGCTAAAACAGCCGACGTGATGAGCATCTTCGTCATCGTATGTTCCTGGAACTCATGCATTGGAAATGACGGTTGAAGGCTACGACCTGTTGAGACGGAATTGTCTGCCCCCCGCTCAACAGGCCGACGATCCGATAGATCAGATCAGAAGGAACCATCGCTGAAGATGATGCAGAAGCCTTCTTCGTAAATGAAGTCCGGCGTCTGGATGATGATGATCTCGCAGTAGGACTGCTTGGGTTTGTCGACCACCGGCGCGGCGTGAGCGGCAGCGGCAGCGGCCGGCAGGAGGGCTGAGCTCGCGATGGCTGCAGCAAGGACAAGGCGTTTCATTGATCTTCCTCCATTTACCTCTAAAGCGCCGTGCATCCGACGCCAAAGACAACCTAAACGCAGGGCTTGACCAGACAACCTTAAATCAATGCCTATGCCAAATTTGCGACTTAACGCCGCAAGACATTCAGGTGAACCTCTGCCACACAATCGGGGCTCCCCCATCTCCCCTTAGCCGTCGCCTTGGCTTCGAGAACCGCAAATCTTGGATTTCAACAGGATTGGCCTGGCTAGGGTGACCAGCCACCGGACAATGGACACGTCGCTAAGCGAGCGCTGGCAAAGACCGTCCGACACCTGCAACCGGCGGTGGTCGGCGCCAGTTCGGTCGCCTAAGGTCGTCGTCGGCGGGTTCCGGGATGATAGGGGCCGACCGAGAGCCGGGGGACGTTTCGACGTCGGCGGCGGCCGGACCTGAAACACCGGGCTTCCTCACAGACGTTCCTGGCCCGCCCCCTTTTCGCAGCCGCTTGAGACGCCTTTGTCCATCGCTTTCTCAGAAGAAGAAATCGCCGTCTATCGACGACTCACGCGCGACGCCGGAGTCGTCTTCAAACGGCTGGTGATCCTACAAGGTGTAAGAGAGGTCGCGGACCTCGAGGCCGCCACAGCCCGCACTCTGTTTCGCCAAGCTTGGCGGACTGCGGCGGCTGAATATTTTGACGGCCAAGACATCTCCGACCTGAATGTCGAAATCGACCGCGTTATCGACCACCTCATCGCCGACCTTCCCCTGCCCGTCATCACCGCTTCGGACCTGAACTAGAGGCTTAGCCATGCCCTCCGGTCGGGCCGGCCAAACGGCCGGTCCAAAAACATCCGCCCCCTACCAGCCGCTCATGATCGAAGATGTGCCAGCTGGCAGCGATCTGATCGCGACGCATCTAGCTAAACCGTAAGCTCGACACCGCCTGGCTACGGATACCGCCGTCGCCGACGTTCGGCTCGATTCTGTCCAACGGAAGCGGAACGGAGACCTGAGCAATGGCGAGGTCCGAAACACCCCTGCGGCGCACGATCAAGAAGCCAGAGCTGCACCAGATGGTGCCCCTCGCCGACAGCACGATCTGGGAGCTGGAGCGACGGGGCGAGTTTCCGAAGCGCTTCCGCCTGACGCCCCGTTGCGTGGTCTGGGACCTGGGCGAGGTCGAGGCCTGGCTCGAGCGACGGCGCAGCCATCCCATCAAGAGAGCATCGCCGCCGGACGTCCGCCGCCGGATCAGCCGCCCGGTGAGGCATTCGGATCAAATCTCGTCCCCTCGCCTTCCGGCGCACTGAGCGGAGGGTGCAGATCCGTCACGCCTCAAAGGCGTCAACGCATCAGACCACGGCTGCGACTTACGCCAGCGCTGCAACAGAACGTCAGCCTTGCTATATCCCGGGGATGATCGTCGTACTCAGACAATCCCGCCGCCGCCTTCCCCGAGCCGCCCTGTCCTTCGCTTCCCCAAGCTCGGTCGCGCTTCACCTCGCCGCGCTGGCTTCAGGCGCGGCGCTGGGCCTTTTGCTGGCGAACGCGGCTCGCAACACCCTCGCAGCGCTGGTCGCGGCGATTCAGCAGTCGAGCCGAACGGATTTGCTCAGTGGACCCGCCCTCTTCACGATCGCTTGGGCGTTTGTCTTTGTAGGATCGAGCCTGCTGTTCCGATGGGGGATCTCGCGGGCCCTGGCGGCTGTGATCTCCCCTCTTCTTCGGCGTCGCCGGTTTGGGTGCGAAGCCGATTTCGGGCCTGGGCTCAAAGGCCATCCGCGTCTCGATTGACCGCGTTAGCGGGACCATCCGAGATCCATCGCCGCCGGACGCCCCGCAAGATCAGCTGCGCGGTGGGCTATTCGGATCGAACCGCGGCCCTTCGCCCTCGGGCACACTAAGCACAGGGGTGAAGACCCGTCCCGCCTCAAAGGCGTCGAGAGCGTCGGACCATTGCTGCGCCATATGCCGGCGCTGCATTTCGAACTCGGCCTTGTTGTAGACGCCGCGCGACGAGCGCTCCTCATGGGCGAGGCATTTCTC is a window encoding:
- a CDS encoding AlpA family transcriptional regulator — its product is MARSETPLRRTIKKPELHQMVPLADSTIWELERRGEFPKRFRLTPRCVVWDLGEVEAWLERRRSHPIKRASPPDVRRRISRPVRHSDQISSPRLPAH